From a region of the Salmo trutta chromosome 10, fSalTru1.1, whole genome shotgun sequence genome:
- the LOC115201372 gene encoding forkhead box protein L1: MKQSYNSQCGSVDMFDNSQYPYNCFNYDGDGYPSCSTDEDKKMCRPAYSYIALIAMAIQQSPEHRVTLSGIYEFIMKRFPYYRSNQRAWQNSIRHNLSLNSCFIKVPRTEGNEKGKGNYWTFATGCESMLDLFENGNFRRRRRRRNMKMGFREPGEPFLPVDNNKNNNINNQHGGSTRRSDPNPKPDSFCPISPDHRPGHHTPLNPNQQDKPEPEIKFSIDYILSTPNPPLPGFRPPRSGTTGAPIHALEPQHLNLHFWTM, encoded by the exons ATGAAGCAGTCCTATAATAGCCAGTGTGGAAGTGTAGACATGTTTGATAACTCGCAGTATCCATATAACTGCTTCAACTATGATGGAGACGGATACCCTTCCTGCAGCACGGATGAAGACAAGAAGATGTGTCGACCTGCTTACAG TTACATAGCGTTGATAGCCATGGCCATCCAGCAGAGTCCAGAGCACCGGGTCACCTTGTCAGGGATCTATGAGTTCATCATGAAACGCTTTCCCTACTACCG GTCCAACCAGAGAGCATGGCAAAACTCCATAcgacacaacctctctctcaacagcTGCTTCATTAAG GTTCCGCGTACGGAGGGAAACGAGAAGGGGAAAGGCAACTACTGGACATTCGCCACTGGCTGTGAGTCCATGCTTGACCTCTTCGAGAACGGCAACTTTCGGCGTCGCCGGCGCCGACGCAACATGAAAATGGGTTTCAGAGAGCCTGGGGAGCCTTTCCTCCCAGTAGACAATAACAAGAACAATAACATCAACAACCAACACGGCGGCTCCACCAGGCGGTCCGATCCTAACCCCAAACCAGACTCCTTCTGCCCCATCAGCCCTGACCACAGACCAGGTCACCACACCCCCCTCAACCCAAACCAGCAGGATAAACCAGAACCGGAGATTAAATTCAGTATTGACTACATCCTCTCCACCCCCAACCCCCCTCTGCCGGGCTTCAGACCCCCACGTAGTGGTACAACAGGGGCCCCCATACACGCTCTGGAGCCCCAACACCTGAACCTGCACTTCTGGACCATGTGA